One Dama dama isolate Ldn47 chromosome 24, ASM3311817v1, whole genome shotgun sequence genomic window, GAACTTCTGCTCCAGGAAGGCAGGCGGCCCCCAGCCCTGAGGTGGCTCGCCCAGCTTTCTGCCATCTCCAGCCCCTCCTCAGCCTGCTGCAGGGAGCCAGGCCCTGAGAACTAGGCAGTTTTCCAGGTGGAACAAAACTTTTACTCCTGCAGGTGGGAAGGGTGTTACAGAAGGGGCGAAAACTATTTTGGGGGTAGGGCCACAACTGGGGTGAGGCAAGTGACGAACTGGCCTTGGGCACAAAACTTAAGGGGCTCCAAAAACCCGGGTGATCAAAGCAAGCACCATTTTAATGTCATTAGTGACCCAAATGCTGACAATTCAAACAGGAGTATCGGCCGTGGCTATGCTCCGGGCTCCCCGGGATGACTGAACAGCGTCTCTACTTGCGGCCCCTGCCCCGCCGTCAGGCCATCTCCTGGGGGCCACAAGCTGCCCCTACACTCCGGGTTACCGACACTGTTCCCCTCTGTCGTTGCATCTTTTCTTGGTGGTTGGCCTACTTCCCCAAATGTGAACACTGCTGGGGTCTAGGCTTGGGACAGAATGCAGGGATAATTTTCCCCAGTAACATGTCTGAACACTGATTCGTTCGCTTAGAAGCAGGCATGGGGAGCTGGGCCCCTGGCTGAGATTGGACAGACAGTGGCTTCTGTCCTCAGTCCCCATAGCGGTAAGAACAGCGGGGCCCACTAAGCGAGCACCAGACCGTGGGCGACGCCCCTCATCCCTGGGGAGGCAGCTGCTGGCTTCTCCAAACCTGCCCTGGCCCCCAAGGGTGGGGGACAGGCTGACCTCAGCAAGGGGAGCCGGGCTTCAGAGGGCCAGTCCTGGCAGGCAGGTCTCAGGGCCCCAGCCAACACCCTCTCTTGTCGATGAGGCCCCCACCCCGTCCTGGCACACAGGCTCCCACAGTGAAGTCAAACTTTATTGCCACACTGACACTCTGGCCCCCGCGTGACGGCTCTGTGCAAAGAAGCTGGCTCCCCCAGGGGGACGTACCAGGAGGGGCGGGGGTGAAGGAGGGAGGCCCTCAGAGACCCTCACCCCAGGATGCCCTGAGTGGTGCCCAGCCCCAGAGCTCGGGGGCTGATTTGTGCTGTGAGAAAGGCCTCATCCCTGGGGAGCCTCCCAGGGCCCCCAGGCAGAGTGGAGGGAGCCTCTGCGGCCACTGGGACGCCCCAGGCACAGCGGTCAGCAGTCCAGGCCGATGGCCACCAGCAGCTCCTCCAGCACGCGCAGGCGCCGCGCGGCCTGCTCCATGGCGTGGCGGGTCTGCACCAGGCTGCCCATGTGGAAGCGGATGTCGTCCACCAGTGGGATGGAGTCTGTCTCCTGCCGGCCGGCTACGGCTGCGGCCTCCTCCCGCACGGCCTCCACGAAGTCCTCCTGCTGCACCAACTGTGGACAGGCCAGATCAGGGCCCGTCCTCCGCCCAGGCCCGGCCGCCCGGGGCCCACACTCACCTTCTCGATGACCCTGGCCATGTACTTGGTGCACTGGTCCTCCAGGCGCGCCAGGCCGAACAGCTTGGCCACACGCCACACCCCCACCACGCTGTCCTCGTCCAGCAGCTGGGCCAGGCTGCGGCCACACAGCTGCTTCAGGCCCGGCAGCAGGTACATGTCGGCCACAATCAGCACGTCGTAGGCCAACTCCGGTGGCACCTGCAACAACAGAGGGTGAGGGAGGGTACCTGGGGACTAGAGACTGGGCTCCCGGGGCTCCCGGCACAGGCCAGCTCGGCCCTGAGGCTCACGCCTGCTGCTGCTGGGCAGGCCCCAGCGTGGgcgtcccctcctccaggagcgGCCGTGACGGGAGCCTACAAGGGGTGCTGCCCCCACTGCGCCCTCCCAGCTGGGTGCTGCCCCTGCCCTGGGCATCAGCGCagaggagggagaggcaggcCCTCCTCCTCAGCCGCTGCTTCTCGGGGTTCCTGGCGGTGAGTGCACGCAGGCGGGCTGCCTCCAGGGTCCCCGGCGCCCTGGCGGGACGAGCAGCCCCCGGGCACCCCTGGCCGGCCCGGGCGGGACGCACCTCGGTGTGGTTACTGTACACGTAGTACAGCACGTGCGTGAAGACCTCGGGCGCGACGCTCTGCAGGCTGACGGCCGGGAGGCCGCCGGAGGCCGCCAGCTGCTCGCTCTCCTGGAAGTGGTCGTCCAGCAGGGCCCGGAAGTACTCGCTACGGCCGCAGAAAAAGGCCTGCGGGAGGCTGGGCTCAGGAGGGGCTGCCCCGGGAGCAGGGCGGGGCGGGCGTCTGCGGGAGAAGCCGCATACCTTGTGACAGAGGAAGTCATAACCATCCACACGGAAGCAGACGTCAGGGCAGCTGCTGAGGCCGTCGCAGGGGAAGGGCAGCTCCCCGAGAtcgccctggggtgggggaggcagcctcagggcaggtgggagggagagcGGCCCCAGCCCGGGCCGTCCTAGCTCACCCTGGAAGGTGACGCTACTCCAGGGATCGAGTTAGACAAGAGAGCAGACAGAGCGAGACAGCGGCTCAGAAAAGGGAAGCGCCAGGCTCTGGGTTTAAACCGCAGCCCAGGGCAGGGCCTTACCCGGAGCTCAGAGGGCAGGGCACAGTCAGCCAGCAGAGCCAGGTCCTCCCGGAGCTGGCAGTCTGCCTGGGGGGGCTCAATGGTCAGCACCTTCATGCACACGCCTGGCTTGGAGGCCACTGCGGGGAAGAGCGCGCTGCTTCAGGGGGTGGGCGTCCCACAGGCGCCCGCCCGAGCCGGGGCCTGAGGCTGGGGTGGCCCCACTCACGCTTGGCCTCCAGGCCGCTGAGCAGGCCCCACAGCTGGCACTGCCGGGCCAGGCGCTCGCAGTCGCTGACGTGCTCCACGCCGACGTCCAGGCAGCCTGGGTGTGGGGGCAGCGCAGGGAGAGACTCGGGGACTGCAGAAGCCCTCAGCTGCCCCCGAACCCCCAGGAGGCGGGCGGTCCCATCTGCCCAACCACTGGGCTGCAGGCCCACCGTCCAGGATCTCAGGCCCCAGGACAGACGAGAGGGCCTCAGACAGTGGCTGGAAGAGCTGACCAGGGAGGCAGCTGGACTGTGCCCGCTGCAGCAGACGAGCCCCCGAGGGAAATGGTGGCCCCAAGTTGGCGTCTGGTGCCGCAGCCCCGCCCACCGAGCGCGGCTCACCTGTGTACAGGTACTGCAGCAGCGCCCCGAAGGCCACGGGGTTGATCTGTGGGCAGAGACAGGGTCAGAGACGGCCAGGCCACGTGAGCCTCCCCCAGCGCCCGCCGACGCACCAGGGGGTGCCTGAGGACCACCACGCTCTTGCCCTTCCACTTGGTGTCGAGCATGTGGGCGAAGTAGGTGCTGCGTGCGCCCAGGATGCCACGGTGCGCCCGGAAGGACCTGCCGTGCACCACGAAGGCCACGTCGCTGTGGAGGCCCTGCTCCAGGAGCCTGCGGGCCGCGAGGGGCTCAGCGCTGCGCCCAGGGTCCCGTGCAGCGGGAGAGCCCTCCCCGGCAGGCCGGCTCACCGCAGCAGGAAGCTGTAGTAGAGGTCCCGCCGCCGGAAGGAGGCCGTCACCTGCCTGTAGTCGCGCAGCGCCCGGCGGATGGTGTCACTCTGCGCGCCGTAGAGGCAGCGCTCACCATCGAAGGTGTTGGCCTCGCAGCGGGCTCCTGAGGGCGGCAGAGCTGCCTGTCAGCCGGGCCTGGGGCTGCCCGCTGCAGctgccccctcccacacacacagacacacacggggCCCCAGGTCCACCCTGCCCCAGCACCCTCCCCACCAAGCCCTGGGCACACAGACACTGTGGTGGCCGCCCTGACCTATGCTGGGCCCTGGGGACACACCACAGACAGAACGGTCCCCTGTCCGCAGCAAACTGGGTGGGCTTCCAGGGCCAGAAGGACACCTAGGTTAGCAAGTGAGGTCAGGGGCTCTGAAGAAAACGAAGCAGGTGAAGGGTGGCCGTGGAGGCACCGTGGCAGACCAGGCACAGGGACGTGAACCAAGTGAACCCCTGGCAAAGAGCCATCcgagcagagggaacagcacgtGGCCGGGCCCTGAGGGAGAGCAGCGGAGCCGGCGGGGGCTGGCTGGGGGCAGAGCCGGCCAGGCTCTCCAGCTCGCGGGAGGCCCGGCTGGGAGGCCCTGTGGGACTTCATGCCAGTCAGACTGGCCTCCCGGCCTGTGAGCAGATGCTGAGCTGGGCCCTGGAGATGGGAGTCGGGGGACGGGTTCTGAGAGCGCCCCTGAAGGGGTGCAGGAACGCGCCCACCACCCACCCTGCACTCACCGTTGGCCAGCAGGTAGAGCACCAGTTCCTCGTGGCCACAGAGGCAGGCATAGTACCTGAGGGGAGGGGGCGAGGACACTGTCAGGCCTGcaggcccgcccgcccgcccgccccacCTGTTCACCCGGCCAGGCACTCACAGTGGGGTGCTGTCCCACTTGTCCCGCACGTTCACCTCCACATCTCGCTGCTCCAGCAAGTACCTGGGTAGGGGGGATGGGGGTCAGAGGAGGCCTCCCCTGGTGAGGGCAGGTGAGGCAGAGACTGAGCAAGACAAATGCTGAAGGCCAAGGAGCCAGGACAGGGTGTGGACGTGGGAGCGTCTGGGCATCAGGGTCCTCAGCGCTGAAGAGACTGAGCTCCTGGGCAGACAGCGCTGGGAGGGGCCGCCCAGCAGGAGGCCTGCAGGGTCCTGGAGATGTGGGAGTGAAGTGACAGACTCCAGAAGGTGGGAGTCGGGAGACAGGGCGGCAGAGGAAGGGGTAGGGAGGACCACCGAGGATGCTCGATGCCTCAGGCACGTGCCCAGGCGGGAGGGACCCGGTGTGTTCTGAAAAGCACCAGGCTTTGGGGGCTACCAAGTAAACCCCAAGCAGCACCCGacctggggaggagcccagggaggcaggaggacTTGTAAGTCCTGGACTAGCCCCGGGGAGGGCTCCAGGGGAGGACGGAGAAGGAAGACAGTAGGCGCCTCACCTCCCAGGCAAGCCGCACCCCCTCCGGAGCGGCCGCGGTGACGGCGATGGCAGCGCCCAGGCTCTCCGACACCCAGAGCCTGACTCCGGCCCCAGCTGTTCCCAGCACCGGTCCGTGGCTCATCAGAGTAGCCACGTCAGGGGTCCCAGGCCCGCCCCCAGAGTCTGACCGCCGGGCCCTGCCCTTCTCTCCACCCTCTGCTCCTCCTCCGGGGGTTCGCATCACAGTTCTAACCCTAAGCCCACAGGAACCCCGGGACAAGTCACGCCAGCACCCGCGTCCCCGCTCAGAGAAATTCCTCGACCAGAAGGGCCCTGCTTTGGAGCCCGGGAGCcggctgggggctggggtccGCGCCTGGCCGGCCCgtgccctccccccaacccccagcggGCGCTCCGTGGGCCGCCCCCGCGCCCTCCCGGGGACCACGCGTCCTCACCGCACTCGGCCCACGTCCCCCTTCCTGCAGCTGGAGAACAGATCGCAGGTATCCATGGCGCAGACGCCCGGACGCCGAGCCAGATATCAACacgcccgcccgccccgccctccGGATATAAACACGCTCCGCCCCGCCCGCGGCACCGCCCGCCCATCCCGCCCGCTCCGTAGCGGCGCCTGGCGACCGGAGGACCGAGAGGCGGGGAAGAccgaggggaggaggagggcgaGAGGGGAGGCGGCCGCCCCGCCCACAACCCACCCGCCcgctccctcacccccacccagcaCAAGAACGAGTCGCGAGGGGAAGCGGGCCGGCGTGCTCTCCGGACGGCTTTAATGGGGTCCCGGGGTGGCCCCAAGGGGCGTCGGACGGGGGCGGGGACGGGGCCGAGGTGCGTCCTGAGTCAGGGGAAAGCGGGGTGGCCCTGCGCCGAGGGCCGGGCGGGGCACAGCCCCTCACAGGTGCGTGTCCTCCTCGAACACGTCCGAGTCCTCGGGGTCGCGCTTGCCCCCCATGAGCGCGCTCCAGCCCCCCGGGCCGTTGACGGCGCCGCCGCCGTTGAGGCTGGActgtttctcctgcatctccGACTGGCTGTCGCTGGC contains:
- the ABTB1 gene encoding ankyrin repeat and BTB/POZ domain-containing protein 1 isoform X1; this translates as MDTCDLFSSCRKGDVGRVRYLLEQRDVEVNVRDKWDSTPLYYACLCGHEELVLYLLANGARCEANTFDGERCLYGAQSDTIRRALRDYRQVTASFRRRDLYYSFLLRLLEQGLHSDVAFVVHGRSFRAHRGILGARSTYFAHMLDTKWKGKSVVVLRHPLINPVAFGALLQYLYTGCLDVGVEHVSDCERLARQCQLWGLLSGLEAKLASKPGVCMKVLTIEPPQADCQLREDLALLADCALPSELRGDLGELPFPCDGLSSCPDVCFRVDGYDFLCHKAFFCGRSEYFRALLDDHFQESEQLAASGGLPAVSLQSVAPEVFTHVLYYVYSNHTEVPPELAYDVLIVADMYLLPGLKQLCGRSLAQLLDEDSVVGVWRVAKLFGLARLEDQCTKYMARVIEKLVQQEDFVEAVREEAAAVAGRQETDSIPLVDDIRFHMGSLVQTRHAMEQAARRLRVLEELLVAIGLDC
- the ABTB1 gene encoding ankyrin repeat and BTB/POZ domain-containing protein 1 isoform X2, whose protein sequence is MDTCDLFSSCRKGDVGRVRYLLEQRDVEVNVRDKWDSTPLYYACLCGHEELVLYLLANGARCEANTFDGERCLYGAQSDTIRRALRDYRQVTASFRRRDLYYSFLLRSFRAHRGILGARSTYFAHMLDTKWKGKSVVVLRHPLINPVAFGALLQYLYTGCLDVGVEHVSDCERLARQCQLWGLLSGLEAKLASKPGVCMKVLTIEPPQADCQLREDLALLADCALPSELRGDLGELPFPCDGLSSCPDVCFRVDGYDFLCHKAFFCGRSEYFRALLDDHFQESEQLAASGGLPAVSLQSVAPEVFTHVLYYVYSNHTEVPPELAYDVLIVADMYLLPGLKQLCGRSLAQLLDEDSVVGVWRVAKLFGLARLEDQCTKYMARVIEKLVQQEDFVEAVREEAAAVAGRQETDSIPLVDDIRFHMGSLVQTRHAMEQAARRLRVLEELLVAIGLDC
- the ABTB1 gene encoding ankyrin repeat and BTB/POZ domain-containing protein 1 isoform X3 encodes the protein MLDTKWKGKSVVVLRHPLINPVAFGALLQYLYTGCLDVGVEHVSDCERLARQCQLWGLLSGLEAKLASKPGVCMKVLTIEPPQADCQLREDLALLADCALPSELRGDLGELPFPCDGLSSCPDVCFRVDGYDFLCHKAFFCGRSEYFRALLDDHFQESEQLAASGGLPAVSLQSVAPEVFTHVLYYVYSNHTEVPPELAYDVLIVADMYLLPGLKQLCGRSLAQLLDEDSVVGVWRVAKLFGLARLEDQCTKYMARVIEKLVQQEDFVEAVREEAAAVAGRQETDSIPLVDDIRFHMGSLVQTRHAMEQAARRLRVLEELLVAIGLDC